The stretch of DNA catcgttctcgagaatcgcagAAGTTCTTCAAAAAACTAAACGCGCAAAGGCTTTATGCCGTGGCCGAAATGTGTAGAAACAAGGAAGGGGGCATCtcgacgaacgaacgcgaggtgatcgaaaggtggaggtaTCACTACGATGAatacctgaacagcgcgcagacaggagaccgaGACGGCGTTGAtaaggactacaccggtgcagtgaacaacgacgacaCACCACCCCCGACTATGGGTGAAGtgggaggccattaatcagctaaagaaccacaatgcagctggtaaggatggcctcgtagcggagctcttcaagggaggccCTAGAAAGCTTGTGGAGTGcgccggttgatagtcaggatctgggacacagaacagctaccgaaGGAGTGCAAGGACGAGGTTATCtgtcccatctataaaaaagtttttaacataatttatgaatacttgactgcttttcaattttaattggaaAAATAATGATGACACATTATGACGCAATTTCTTAAAAAGTTGTGACTTTTTGTACATTTTATTAATACGTTTAATAATAAGTTGTAAGTTGTTAATACGTTTATTAATAAGTTGTACAAAAAGTCACatctttttaaaaaattgtgtcataattatttttctaattgaaattgaaaagcagtcaaaatgacttacttgggcaatctagtgttGAAAACGTTTTTAGGGGAgccatattgcccctatctaccctatatATCTTGTTCAAATGTTCTTATCCACTACGGTATGTAATACGGAAAACTAAATAAGGGTCTGTCATTTCGTTCGTACTTACACTCTGAAGATCACTGGTAAGAATAATATTCCCTTTCAGCATAAACTTAGGCACAATGGTTTTCACCCATGAAGGAACCATTTGCTTCAAGATATCCCGCATATTTGGAACATTTTCTTCGGTCTGGAGCAGCTTCATGAGATTGAGCAATCCGAACTCGTAATCCGGAAGTAGAATGACAAGCTTGTAATCCTCAGAGTCGAGTTCCAGTTCTAGTATTGTCGTTTGCAATCGATCAATGTAGGCATACTTGAGGATAGTGTTGTAGATTTTATATGGTACCTTAATCGTTTCAACCTCGCTCAGGTAGAAATTGTGCTCGATTGTATCGTCGAGTAGACGGTCCTGTTGAAACTGGTTTGAGCGTTCTGGAAAAGGCGGAAAGGTGACGAACGGAGAGGACGTTGTTGCGTCATGGAGTAAGAAGCTCTGCAGAAAGCGCTGATGGGAAACTATGTCGATTTCCTCCGGGTTTCGCTTAGTACGCAGGATGCGTCGGCGCTGGAGCGCCTGTGATTGACGCCGTTGAGGTTGGTTTTGCTTCTGACCTCGTTTTCTAAGGTTCCGTCGACGTTTTTCGCCGCCCTCGGCCGGCTCTTCCGTAGTGGCTACCGTTTGCTCCTCAGGTGTTGTCGCCGAGACTTCTCCCTCTGTGGTTGTTGTTTCTGTCTGTTCAACTTCATCGATGATCGATGTTGTATCGTTTTCTGCAGATTGCTGTTCGGGCTCTGTGGTAGTGGTTTCATAATCCTCTTGTTCCGATGATCTCATAGTCCAGTCCGGCATGGTTGAGATCGATTCGGTAGTAAATTGCTCCTCCTCGACAGATGTCATTTCATAGTCTATTGTAATGGTGGATGTTTCCGTTGACTCGGATGAGGATGGCCCAAGGGTTGTAGTTTGCATTTTCATCTCGGGAATATTTTCCAAGTCATAACCGTAGAATTTCAACACAGACTCGTATTCTGGGCTAGAATGAGAAACAATAGTGTTTGTTAGTTCTTCTACTGCATGAACAGATAGACAAAACTGCCCCATTGAGGTAGTTATCTAAAGAATTTGTCTCTGAATACTTGAAATTAGAGAACTGTTGAATATTGCGACGGATTTTCAAGAAAGGGAATAGAAGAAAGTGCCATCTGGAGGAAAAAGGTCTCATTGAAGTAGTCGTCTAGTCGACTTATCTCTGATTACCCTAAACTTTGCCGTGTAGCACAATCCCGGAACCACGACGGAAGCTGCTCAAGGCGTTAGAATTCTTGGACAggacccgaaatcttcgaaggtgaaaaatgaagaccgactctaccctcagtagcttcgcttcgactagaactgcttcggcagtcgcccacaacaaaaagtgacttgactagaaaatgaattgactagcgttgactagcgaggatgactggtgaacaagttcagtcagtggttattttaactgactcgactaatgaatacgaatctgcctcttcattcaactgacttcaatccacatttctactcccCTATGAACAaaatttatacccgcgtacgcaatcttatatTTACGTctatataaagaggaacgaaaaacaTGATTCTGAtgtaaaaaagaagttaccccttCAATGGTCTACCCATCGTGagctcaaaccaacgaacctagacatttatcaagtatgctataaaggtcctcgcgttagtagtagtaaatagcgtgcaaaatagcgcacacacactgcacgctatttcatacgtgtgagtaattttcgtgtacgatacaaaagaatctagggagagagaaagagaggaacgaattcgttctgggggaagtcacttcaaaatgcgatgaggacaatttgactggcaataatgaaatgatatagtcgaatcggtagagggagatagcgactaaacgcccgactgactgtttagtcgttttggcgaagaaactgcgtgaagaagccaaaagtcattactaactgaatacggatatagtcagtcagatagtcagctgactatcctcagttgactatgactatgcagagccctgggtCTTGGAGAACCAAAAATCATATTAAATCCCTATCACCGCAACTGGGGTGACAGAATATAATAGTTTTGAATATTGAGTATTGgacttttttccaacaattgTGTTAAAAATACTCTTATTAAGTATCTCCGTGAAAATCGTATTAaaattcaattgtttgataagCGGACattacacggtcaaatttattgacaatatgatgacatttgagagcataatgacagctgaacatggccgacaacgcagaaatccggattttctgattttcgggcatcaatatcctgacatttcatatggatgcatgatgatgacgttttacctcacggacttccagactgagttgctagatttgcaagcggacatttaatgtttgttagtcttttttgcgattgcaattaaaatttataaacttctgaaattgtaggaatcataaatgaaagcttttggtttggaaaactgatacagtaatttacatttaatgcgacattccgaggaaccactcagtgtcgcattggaggcgatttgacctgtaattggacattgaagatgagagtggtacagcgtcgacgtctggcggcgaatttcaatgtggggccataattagggcccgaactcgatgtttacaaaaatgtccaactaaacgtgtcgcatacaggtctgtccaattagaaaaatgtcgcattaaatgtaattacagtacttttcgcgatacacatcaaaacctcaaagtaaactgccaatgtgatggtgagagagtgaatgaaaattaacaacgtcttaggaattttttaacattgaactcggccattctttgcgctagcgagcggggcagccactttagtctaagttgtgtgtttcttcatactccgctataaaatttgaagaatgagaagatctgggaaaatcacaggtgaaaaaacagcacgtgttaattcaagttacagtagagTATTAAAGGAAATTTCACACTGACTGATTATCACGAAGAATATATAAGAAAAGCAGTTAACAAAATAAGCTCTGTACGCATCATATTGAAATTTAGGATTCTACTAtcatgaaattaactatcgaacaattgataaATTTCAACCATTACCTAAACGGAAatcccgcgttctgattggtcgattcgcAGAAGATCTTAGTTCTCACATTCATCTGCACTCTATAGAAAATATAATATGGGCAGTTGGGTTTGttgtttgattttctgctgATATGCATGACAGTGAATGTTCACTTGATCGCGCCCGATTCGACCGCTCCGGAAAaaccaggggtacgactaaaacgtcaaatccctcatattgccagtgtacccaatattgctgcggtttactgacattttggttcaatcaattactgttgtttacaactcggtccggttatatagttgaatagtggctaactttaaactccatgttaaatgtgaacacctccatgtgaaaccgaaatatgaaaatcgctcatgcagttagaataaagcagcgcatttttctatttcaatcctcgtaaatgatatgttgataaacaaatgacgccatattgattttgatttagggtagcctatattcaattgatgtctaacccctgggaAAAACATCGGTGCATGCATCGAGCGCAGAGAATGTGCCCTCTGTGCAGTTCGTTCATCAACAAGTAGAGGTCGGCAAACGGTTCACTTTGATGCATCGTTCAGTGgccaaccgttcacttaagtgaaatagttcttttgagcagttcactcactctgtCGGACAATGGAGGGATATGTCAaagcaagtatggaaaaccgcatgaaacgtcgagatctgctgTAATCTAGATTTTGaaataggactatgtctttgatttctatatagggggtcactatacgaaaaatgtaacttttttttactgtattatagtgacaacacatttggctggttcgtcacttaagttaaacttccatttttggaagaatgtcgggagtgagaattgaactcgtaaccttgagcgtgagaggtacggatgttaccactacgccagatcgcctccacaaaaatgttacgatttattaagagttttcaaacgcatattactcaaaatggttatggtgacatgtgttgtgttatatatcattagacagcaaatttatccacattttttttgcttgaaacatgaacagtgaatatagtaaaaaaccTTAACAATTTgtcgatttaattgggtatgttttctttcgattgcactatccactcgcttcctccccgacgcaacgagcaatctttttgtctAAATTCGGGcattagctcataatgtgagttgatgcgtaaaatgaattattctccatttaccgataataggcattcattttatattatattgtatggtctccaatcaatttgtgctcaatttatgtttttttatgtgtaggtctcactactaacaatttgcgTAATTGTGACCCAGGatatcataatatcgagtatgttgtttggttatgtaaaaatgcaataaatgaatttaaatggttgctgatttagaagatcgaaagggtatacccacgtaaatcagattatgatagcttgagtagtcgcgatcttatagggctataaagttattacaaacaatgttccggacaacgtggtaacgaagaagataatgctatttttatctataatatatttttgtagtcatagatcttatattaggctgtcaaaaaagtcctgcggtatttccgcgaggtgtcgttgtaagcgcgtagttctagttgtattcattgtatcgagtcatactatagcttgttggaaaggtattatatagtccttgacagtgttttgtttggttaagtcgttcgtgagttatagtgtcgcaaatatggagcaaaataaagagaaaatccgacatattttacagtactactatgacaaaggcaaaaatgcatctcaagctgccaataaaatttgtgcagtttatggactcgatacagtttccatttccaccgcacaacgatggtttcaacgttttcgttctggtgtagaggtcgtcgaagatgcgccacgctccggaaggcctgtcgtcgaaaattgcgacaaaaacgctgaattagccgagaaagaccggcatagtagcagccgtagcatcggccaagagctggggataagtcatcaaaccgttattaactatttgaagaagcttggattcacaaagaagctcgatgtatcggtgccacacacgttgacgcaaaaaaacatctttgaccgtatcgacgcatgtgaatcgctgctgaatcgcaacaaaatcgacccgtttctgaagcggatggtgactggcgatgaaaagtgggtcacttacgacaacgtgaagcgcaaacggtcgtggtcgaagcccgctgaagcggctcagacggtggccaagccctatggccaaacgctcaattcggacctgtacttctaacaactggaccgcttgaaggcaGCACTCATGAAggagaggccatctttgataaacagaggccgcattgtcctccatcaggacaacgccaggccacacacttctttggtgacgcgccagaagctccgggagctcggatgggaggttcttttgcatccgccgtatagtccggaccttgcaccaagtgactaccacctgtttttgtccatgtcgaacgagctaggtagtcagaagttagccacaaaagaggcctgtgaaaattgtctatgcgagttttttgccaataaggaagcgagcttctataacaggggtattatggagttggcatctcgttgggaacaagtcatcgaacaaaacggcgcatatttgacttaaaacagatgattgtaactaattttatgaacaaattatgtgacagcctaatatttattttttttttttaactatttagacttgtgtttaaaaatgatacatgattactttttgtcttcttctgcatgattgaataaatagaagaaaagggtagtaatgaccttaatggtatttttgtgtacattttggaACAGAATGCGgttccgaattctaccacgttatgtcatctaacccgtttaaaggatacaagtacatataggaaacggtttttcctgggcgtcaatttgatgtatcagaagaaaaaaaatacagattttgaacaatggaaTACTCAATTTGCAATtattacacacaatcacagtcctatgtcaagatcccgtccgtgcccctaggctcagacccatcaacttttttttgttaaaaatcgatactctgggactattcggaatacgaggcaaaggGCCTGATCATGCACGTCACGAACGAACGGTGAAAAccaagtgaattgtatacaaccttattccggctgccaccgtgtgtgtagaatccggaagagttcatccgtcgtgaccagtgccacaaattatcaaaatttattcacgaatgaatgaATTAGCTTTTTCTCGGTGTCGGataaattctcttctgttgacactcaacaccatatctgttaTAATGAGTATAgtacaagagtcgagacgcgtgaactttgtctggtatgaTGAACGAAAACAGTATGAGGGAATTTcgcaaagcctgcattcaggcacttttattactgtcaataatttcaggtgattatcacgaacattaagttgatcttcatcacttgcagtgaatttttattgaaatcgtattttatgtttattaaaaaaaaagtaagaaccaggaatccggaaaaggcaacattgactttcgttgagcgttgaccgttgtgcggCGTTGAGCGGCTGAGTGAGGTTTAGCGTTGAACGGCGTTGAGCGTTCCGTTCAGTTTTTAAACTGTAttgtagtgactttcaacactttacttccatttttggaagaatatcgaggGTGAGAATTGATCTCGTTACCTTTAGCATGAGAGGGACGgtccgtttccgtttctgtttccgcTCTCTATGATTTTTAACTactaccatttcgttcaatgtTTCCAATGAACCGGAAACCATCATCTTATTTTCTAAAatgacatcggaatacgatattcgacttcggcTGTTGAAGCCCTTTTATCCAATAGCCATACCGTAGGGGTTTTGTATCATTGCTGGTCATTTAGAGCCAGTATCATcaaaccggaaatcaaaacaagattatgttcgttttccgctcgtctattattgtcacccattgcccatCTAATAGGCGGTGTATGACATTTTCggccaatcgggagtagattAATAAAACATAGCAAGAGTTAtactatacattccattgccgaagtcgccaaaaacaagaattttgtgttatcgattttactctcaattggttgacgttgaatttcatgtttcgattttcactaacacgcaatgatcttcaatttcgacgttacgaatatcatgaccaaaatgaagatgcaaatgaaaaatgaacttcatggcaagctgatgtttgctgttcattccactggtgttcattgatattgttgttccatatttatcgactctcgcttgagcagtaggttatcaatacaaggccaactgaaattcgccgtatttgaatgtcgtgaatgtgaatattttcggcactggtcGTGActactttgatgaactcggtgttattatgaataccacgataatGTCATGTCATGGAGAAAAccaggtatatttgtcacttgtgttttagatggtgagagctagtcacgcggaatgaaataagtttaatttcgtatttatttagttttttttgttaacatttGTCCTTTCTTGTCTAGaaaagaaaacataaacaaacagcaTTTTACCCGCTTGgtgacttttttttagatgaaatcctgacgtatccagaggtcgtcaatttgtttatttggactaGGTTACTGCGATATGGGGAGTAATTAAGAACTAAAAATGTACCTCCGGCaggcccattgaaacatggcAAAAGCTAAGTAACtctacttccgattgtcctgaatgaatagcaattttttatttccatttttaggAGTAGATTAACAGAAAGTTGTAACACCATAAAATGTAAATTGAGTCCACTGGTCCAAATACGTTGTAACAGTGTGAGAGAAACAACAAATTCTTCATCTCTTTAGAAATAAGTTATTTCTAAAGAGATGAAGAATTTGTTGTTTCTGTTGTAACGATCACTATAGttgatattgatttgttgatattttgagtaTTGAATAATAACCgtgaagtttttccaacattgtagAGCagatttttgtaattcaaacattcgcacgATAGTTATAACGGACGATAGTTATAAAGAATAAGGCCATTATTTTTTACCTTTCTacgtaataaatattttcaacgatattgttttgaagacatgctttgaataaaaaatattaaaaaggtGATAAAAGATTTAAGAGctaaatgaactgcaaagtttaatttTTCTTAATAACATGAACTGAACTGATAATAAGTTTtaaacaaggaaaaaatgagtctatcattgcaaagcattcacaagatactgcTTTGAAATactcataattttgatatccgtctaaaaaAATCTGCATCACTTTCCgcttttagaaaattccttgaaaTCCATCTGATGTTTTGTATGAAGATTATGTTTGTGACCTATCCTGTTAActagtttctgtttaaataattaaatcaaaccttgtatcccgt from Toxorhynchites rutilus septentrionalis strain SRP chromosome 3, ASM2978413v1, whole genome shotgun sequence encodes:
- the LOC129776111 gene encoding uncharacterized protein LOC129776111 isoform X2, whose protein sequence is MHISRKSNNKPNCPYYIFYRVQMNVRTKIFCESTNQNAGFPFSPEYESVLKFYGYDLENIPEMKMQTTTLGPSSSESTETSTITIDYEMTSVEEEQFTTESISTMPDWTMRSSEQEDYETTTTEPEQQSAENDTTSIIDEVEQTETTTTEGEVSATTPEEQTVATTEEPAEGGEKRRRNLRKRGQKQNQPQRRQSQALQRRRILRTKRNPEEIDIVSHQRFLQSFLLHDATTSSPFVTFPPFPERSNQFQQDRLLDDTIEHNFYLSEVETIKVPYKIYNTILKYAYIDRLQTTILELELDSEDYKLVILLPDYEFGLLNLMKLLQTEENVPNMRDILKQMVPSWVKTIVPKFMLKGNIILTSDLQSMGINDIFEPTRADFTPMTNDPLIYAKHIEQSININIRTQSLQQLKRFTSLYKNPIELAINYPFLFCIMDKEMDLALVTGRILNPLNSRIH
- the LOC129776111 gene encoding uncharacterized protein LOC129776111 isoform X1: MIDHILLAVVACCWPLVIGQYYSINLGGGDEPIVAQPVPPPSTSSPVQEIRAKITPLDAMIDRTNHLGFRILYLHSKGNKNNIAFSPCALASILVALYEGADGMSASEIHETLVVPYDKDILRVGYRDIHRRLRSYFYSKENLLSGLSLSSENITIRPEYESVLKFYGYDLENIPEMKMQTTTLGPSSSESTETSTITIDYEMTSVEEEQFTTESISTMPDWTMRSSEQEDYETTTTEPEQQSAENDTTSIIDEVEQTETTTTEGEVSATTPEEQTVATTEEPAEGGEKRRRNLRKRGQKQNQPQRRQSQALQRRRILRTKRNPEEIDIVSHQRFLQSFLLHDATTSSPFVTFPPFPERSNQFQQDRLLDDTIEHNFYLSEVETIKVPYKIYNTILKYAYIDRLQTTILELELDSEDYKLVILLPDYEFGLLNLMKLLQTEENVPNMRDILKQMVPSWVKTIVPKFMLKGNIILTSDLQSMGINDIFEPTRADFTPMTNDPLIYAKHIEQSININIRTQSLQQLKRFTSLYKNPIELAINYPFLFCIMDKEMDLALVTGRILNPLNSRIH